A genomic segment from Stappia indica encodes:
- a CDS encoding GntR family transcriptional regulator gives MAVESFSTASVMDLVPRQSSRRSHAVFVALQKEIVLGELPPDSSLTEMELAQRFQCSQSTVREALMQLSEEGLVKRLPHRGTLVAPCRTADARALINIRREVECTYLEQVLRNAGRGLVGQLHDELNAMRNAARDGDEYRLSVHDRAFHTTLFAAADLPLVVPILTRCLIHNHRYKIMNSQPNRALEETAERHVPIIDALKNDDLERLRTVLGHHISTIVDFGPDLTEDAGV, from the coding sequence ATGGCCGTTGAGAGCTTCTCGACCGCATCCGTGATGGATCTTGTCCCCCGGCAGTCGAGCCGGCGCAGCCATGCCGTCTTCGTTGCCCTGCAGAAGGAAATCGTCCTCGGCGAGCTGCCGCCGGACTCCTCCCTGACCGAGATGGAACTGGCCCAGCGCTTCCAGTGCAGCCAGAGCACGGTGCGCGAGGCCTTGATGCAGCTGTCGGAGGAAGGGCTGGTCAAGCGCCTGCCCCATCGCGGCACGCTGGTCGCCCCCTGCCGGACCGCCGACGCCCGCGCGCTTATCAACATCCGCCGCGAGGTGGAATGCACCTATCTCGAGCAGGTGCTGCGCAACGCCGGCCGCGGTCTCGTCGGCCAGCTCCACGACGAGCTGAACGCCATGCGCAATGCCGCCCGCGACGGCGACGAGTACCGGCTTTCGGTGCACGACCGCGCCTTCCACACCACCTTGTTCGCAGCCGCCGACCTGCCCTTGGTGGTGCCGATCCTGACCCGCTGCCTCATCCACAATCACCGCTACAAGATCATGAATTCCCAGCCGAACCGGGCACTTGAAGAGACAGCCGAGCGGCATGTCCCCATCATCGACGCACTCAAGAACGACGATCTGGAGCGCCTGCGCACCGTGCTCGGCCACCACATCTCCACCATCGTCGACTTCGGCCCCGATCTCACCGAGGACGCCGGAGTATGA
- a CDS encoding alpha/beta hydrolase: MTPRRQPSPAMRAVLDRLAQEDRGLADPTMLEPQAGRALAALTNIRWNEDLPPVAESRTLMHAGLPARLVVPEGDTGRDAILHVHGGGWAFCSAATHEGAARRIANATGARVLTVEYRLAPEHPYPHGLEDVLAAWAARDTDLRWSMAGDSAGANLALAAMLRLIDEGGALPAQALLFYGVYGADFSTPSYELYADGPGLTRAKMQRYWNWYAARELRERPAVSPLAASDAALAALPPLYLNAAGLDPLCSDTELLAARLRALGRNDPFDLFEGVVHGFMQMGLALPEARDAFQRAGAVFRKRAD, translated from the coding sequence ATGACCCCGCGCCGCCAGCCCAGCCCCGCCATGCGCGCCGTGCTCGACCGTCTCGCGCAGGAAGATCGCGGCCTTGCCGACCCCACGATGCTGGAGCCGCAGGCCGGACGGGCGCTTGCCGCGCTCACCAATATCCGCTGGAACGAGGACCTGCCGCCGGTCGCCGAAAGCCGCACCCTGATGCATGCCGGACTGCCGGCGCGCCTCGTCGTGCCGGAGGGCGATACGGGACGCGACGCGATCCTGCATGTCCATGGCGGCGGCTGGGCCTTTTGTTCCGCCGCGACCCACGAGGGCGCCGCCCGGCGCATCGCCAATGCGACCGGCGCGCGCGTGCTCACGGTCGAGTACCGCCTCGCCCCCGAGCATCCTTATCCCCATGGGCTGGAAGACGTGCTGGCGGCCTGGGCTGCGCGCGACACGGACCTTCGCTGGTCGATGGCCGGCGACAGCGCGGGCGCCAACCTGGCTCTGGCGGCGATGCTGCGACTGATCGACGAGGGCGGCGCCCTGCCCGCCCAGGCGCTGCTCTTCTACGGCGTCTATGGCGCCGACTTCTCGACCCCGTCCTATGAGTTATACGCGGACGGACCGGGCCTCACCCGGGCGAAGATGCAGCGCTACTGGAACTGGTATGCGGCCCGCGAACTGCGCGAAAGACCGGCCGTATCCCCGTTGGCGGCCAGCGATGCGGCGCTCGCCGCCCTGCCCCCGCTCTATCTCAACGCCGCCGGGCTCGACCCGCTGTGCAGCGACACCGAACTTTTGGCCGCCCGCCTTCGCGCGCTCGGCCGAAACGACCCTTTCGACCTGTTCGAGGGCGTCGTCCACGGCTTCATGCAGATGGGACTGGCCCTGCCGGAGGCGCGCGACGCCTTCCAAAGGGCCGGCGCCGTCTTCAGGAAACGGGCCGACTGA
- a CDS encoding ABC transporter substrate-binding protein, translating into MKMFRKFTVAASALTLMASLAHADSTVRFWYHFDNADNPMDELVAEFEKQNPGITVEAENIPWNSYYDNLYTAIIGGNAPDAAMVKMFAQPRLVEMGALEPIGARIDAWDGKAGLEDNLLNLTKAADGETYYLPVQYVVLYLYYRQDMLDELGLKVPATCDEFRNVAKALTRDTNGDGSPDVYGFGFRGGKGGHDHWASFTLSHEGVSLEEGLTSEAGIAGTQYVVDLFRQDGVFPPSAPNDGFQEILGAFKAGKTAMTIHHIGSANGIVEVLGDKVSAAPVPECGGGRWTSFGDESTAVLSSASDKDAAWKWISFLSSPVNNARFNEATGQLPVVKSDAASWSLHPQRFVKATVDSLPYAHLLPNVSQTSDFVNTAWPVNMQRALTGEITAKEMNEKIAELYAQ; encoded by the coding sequence ATGAAAATGTTCAGGAAATTCACTGTAGCCGCCAGCGCGCTGACGCTGATGGCCAGCCTTGCCCATGCCGACAGCACGGTGCGCTTCTGGTACCATTTCGACAATGCCGACAATCCGATGGACGAGCTCGTCGCCGAGTTCGAGAAGCAGAATCCGGGCATCACGGTCGAAGCCGAGAACATTCCCTGGAACAGCTACTACGACAATCTCTACACCGCGATCATCGGCGGCAACGCCCCGGACGCGGCGATGGTCAAGATGTTCGCCCAGCCGCGCCTCGTCGAGATGGGCGCGCTGGAGCCGATCGGCGCGCGCATCGATGCCTGGGACGGCAAGGCGGGGCTTGAGGACAACCTGCTGAACCTCACCAAGGCGGCCGACGGCGAGACCTACTATCTCCCCGTCCAGTATGTCGTGCTCTACCTCTACTATCGCCAGGACATGCTGGACGAGCTCGGCCTCAAGGTGCCGGCGACCTGCGACGAATTCCGAAATGTCGCCAAGGCCTTGACCCGCGACACCAATGGCGACGGCTCGCCGGACGTCTACGGCTTCGGCTTCCGGGGCGGCAAGGGCGGCCACGACCACTGGGCGAGCTTTACCCTCTCCCACGAGGGCGTCAGCCTCGAGGAGGGCCTGACCTCCGAGGCGGGGATTGCCGGCACCCAGTATGTGGTCGACCTCTTCCGCCAGGACGGCGTCTTCCCGCCTTCCGCGCCCAATGACGGCTTTCAGGAAATCCTCGGTGCCTTCAAGGCCGGCAAGACGGCGATGACGATCCACCACATCGGCTCGGCCAACGGCATCGTCGAGGTTCTGGGCGACAAGGTCTCTGCCGCGCCGGTGCCCGAATGCGGCGGCGGCCGCTGGACCTCCTTCGGCGACGAGAGCACCGCGGTCCTCTCCTCGGCCTCCGACAAGGATGCGGCCTGGAAGTGGATCTCCTTCCTCTCCTCGCCGGTCAACAACGCCAGGTTCAACGAAGCGACCGGCCAGCTGCCGGTGGTCAAGTCGGATGCCGCAAGCTGGTCGCTGCATCCGCAGCGCTTCGTCAAGGCGACGGTGGACTCCCTTCCCTATGCCCACCTGCTGCCGAACGTCTCGCAGACCTCCGACTTCGTGAACACCGCCTGGCCGGTCAACATGCAGCGCGCGCTCACCGGCGAGATCACGGCCAAGGAAATGAACGAGAAGATCGCCGAGCTCTACGCGCAGTAA
- a CDS encoding carbohydrate ABC transporter permease translates to MTDTTVPDAGPIGRPLGRRVLPYAMLSPAVLVTLAIVFFPMVQTAWMSLHDYVLFRPNHFEFVGLDNFRKALADEVFWISLQHTAIWIGITIPAQVLLGLATALLLNQDFPWRPLARALIIIPWALPSVVIALMWVWIYDSNYGLMNDFLLRLGLIEQAVPWLARPDTALGAIILTLTWQGFPFFAVMILAGLQSIPRSYYEAAAIDGASAFRQFWHITLPGISGVLVTAILLRMIWVANSFDVIFVMTGGGPGYSTYTLPLYAFVKSRTNLDFGYGSALAVLFTLLLMVVVLVYLRRTGKAVSR, encoded by the coding sequence ATGACCGATACAACCGTTCCCGATGCCGGGCCGATCGGGCGCCCGCTCGGCCGGCGCGTGCTCCCTTACGCCATGTTGTCCCCGGCGGTGCTGGTGACGCTGGCCATCGTCTTCTTTCCGATGGTGCAGACCGCCTGGATGAGCCTGCACGACTACGTGCTGTTCCGGCCGAACCATTTCGAGTTCGTCGGGCTCGACAATTTCCGCAAGGCGCTGGCCGACGAGGTGTTCTGGATATCCCTGCAGCACACCGCGATCTGGATCGGCATCACGATCCCGGCGCAGGTCCTGCTCGGCCTCGCCACCGCCCTGCTGCTGAACCAGGACTTTCCCTGGCGTCCGCTCGCCCGCGCGCTGATCATCATCCCCTGGGCCCTGCCGTCGGTCGTCATCGCCCTGATGTGGGTGTGGATCTACGACAGCAACTACGGCTTGATGAACGACTTCCTGCTGCGCCTCGGGCTGATCGAGCAGGCCGTGCCCTGGCTCGCCCGGCCCGACACTGCGCTGGGTGCCATCATCCTGACGCTGACCTGGCAGGGCTTTCCGTTCTTCGCGGTCATGATCCTGGCCGGCCTGCAGTCGATCCCCCGCAGTTATTACGAGGCGGCAGCTATCGACGGGGCCAGCGCCTTTCGTCAGTTCTGGCATATCACGCTGCCCGGCATCTCCGGCGTGCTGGTGACGGCAATCCTCCTGCGGATGATCTGGGTCGCCAATTCCTTCGACGTCATCTTCGTCATGACCGGCGGCGGCCCGGGCTACAGCACCTACACCCTGCCGCTCTACGCCTTCGTCAAGTCTCGCACCAATCTCGACTTCGGCTACGGCTCCGCGCTGGCCGTCCTGTTCACCCTGCTGCTGATGGTGGTCGTGCTCGTCTACCTGCGCCGCACCGGAAAGGCGGTGAGCCGATGA
- a CDS encoding carbohydrate ABC transporter permease: MRLRKLPLWRRILTVDLPMLAILAFTLGPYAWMFLTSVTPEARLFTEGPSILGATFENYARLFRTVGFGRNLLDSLIVAGGTVVVGLSLSITAAYSFSRFEFRAKRLLMMQFLLINMFPLVLLILPLFVLMRVLGLLDTHAALIIANSTIAIPFSVWMMVSYMNGIPRSLDEAAMTDGCTRLGALRRVILPLCAPGIVATGIYIFITAWNEYLYALTLGGRNVRTITVAVQTLIGEYEVQWGLLTAGGIIGAMPATVLFLLVQKRLISGLTQGAVKG, encoded by the coding sequence ATGAGACTGCGCAAGCTCCCCCTGTGGCGGCGGATCCTGACCGTCGACCTGCCGATGCTGGCGATCCTCGCCTTCACGCTCGGACCTTATGCCTGGATGTTCCTGACCTCGGTGACGCCGGAGGCCAGGCTTTTCACGGAAGGTCCGTCGATCCTCGGCGCCACGTTCGAAAACTATGCCCGCCTGTTCCGCACCGTCGGTTTCGGCCGCAACCTGCTCGACAGCCTGATCGTGGCGGGCGGCACGGTGGTCGTCGGCCTCTCCCTGTCGATCACCGCCGCCTACTCGTTCTCGCGCTTCGAGTTCCGGGCCAAGCGCCTGTTGATGATGCAGTTCCTGCTCATCAACATGTTCCCGCTCGTGCTGCTGATCCTGCCGCTCTTCGTGCTGATGCGCGTGCTCGGCCTGCTCGACACCCACGCAGCGCTGATCATCGCCAACTCGACCATCGCCATCCCCTTCTCGGTCTGGATGATGGTGAGCTACATGAACGGCATTCCGCGCTCGCTCGACGAGGCGGCGATGACCGACGGCTGCACGCGGCTCGGCGCCCTGCGCCGGGTGATCCTGCCGCTCTGCGCGCCGGGCATCGTCGCGACCGGCATTTATATCTTCATCACCGCCTGGAACGAGTACCTCTACGCGCTGACCCTCGGCGGCCGCAACGTGCGCACCATCACCGTGGCAGTGCAGACCCTGATCGGCGAATACGAGGTCCAGTGGGGCCTGCTCACCGCCGGCGGCATCATCGGCGCCATGCCCGCGACCGTTCTCTTCCTGCTCGTCCAGAAACGCCTCATCTCCGGCCTCACCCAGGGCGCGGTGAAGGGCTGA
- a CDS encoding sugar phosphate isomerase/epimerase family protein, which translates to MKNPIGIISMQFARPFTGADLHHFARAAKLGFDFVELLVPEPEDGLDLAETRRAAEDAGLFLVLAARVSPTRSIASDDPANRQGGLDYLKRCVEVADGLGARMIGGPLYGEPMVFAGRPPVPRSDADIAARAERTVDGLKQAAAVARSAGKVLALEALNRFETDVISTTRQAIEVVDAVGDAGLGLMLDTFHMNMEDRSIPDAIRAAGNRIVHFQANENHRGHPGTGHIDWPAAMRALHQVGYAGPISLEPFRRADDRVALPIAHWRAPREDESEKLMAGLGVIRNALALAEVDQ; encoded by the coding sequence TTGAAGAACCCGATTGGCATCATTTCCATGCAGTTCGCCCGCCCCTTCACGGGCGCCGACCTGCATCATTTCGCAAGGGCGGCGAAGCTCGGCTTCGACTTCGTCGAGCTGCTGGTGCCCGAGCCCGAGGACGGGCTCGACCTTGCCGAGACGCGCCGCGCCGCCGAGGACGCCGGCCTCTTCCTGGTGCTGGCGGCACGCGTCTCGCCGACCCGTTCCATCGCCTCGGACGATCCCGCCAACCGCCAGGGCGGGCTCGACTACCTCAAGCGCTGCGTCGAGGTCGCGGACGGGCTCGGCGCCCGGATGATCGGCGGCCCGCTCTACGGCGAGCCGATGGTCTTTGCCGGCCGCCCGCCCGTGCCGCGCAGCGATGCCGACATCGCGGCCCGCGCCGAGCGCACCGTCGACGGGCTGAAGCAGGCAGCGGCCGTTGCCCGCTCCGCCGGCAAGGTGCTGGCGCTGGAGGCGCTGAACCGGTTCGAGACCGACGTGATCTCGACGACACGGCAGGCGATCGAGGTGGTGGATGCGGTCGGCGATGCCGGCCTCGGCCTGATGCTCGACACGTTCCACATGAACATGGAGGACCGTTCGATCCCCGACGCGATCCGCGCCGCCGGCAATCGCATCGTCCATTTCCAAGCCAACGAGAACCATCGCGGCCACCCCGGCACCGGCCATATCGACTGGCCGGCAGCGATGCGCGCCCTGCACCAGGTCGGCTACGCGGGGCCGATCTCGCTGGAGCCCTTCCGCCGCGCCGACGACCGGGTCGCCCTGCCCATCGCCCATTGGCGCGCCCCGCGCGAGGACGAGAGCGAGAAGCTGATGGCGGGCCTCGGCGTCATCCGCAACGCGCTGGCGCTGGCGGAGGTCGACCAATGA
- a CDS encoding Gfo/Idh/MocA family protein — translation MINIGWIGCGRHARQMLLPQLGRNGFRIAALCDRDAAALGEAAANYGVAALHSDYRDLIAEPGLDAIGMAVGPELHRLASIAALEKGLPVFMEKPPAADAAGAREVAAASQRAGKPVIVGFMKRYSTGNRIARNVLDGGSFGTVLGITGSYMTAPTYFAGEPDYTGFFLHHCVHYMDLIPWFAGEDFGDMLVRSVSPAPGKLLLHVNFTTRGGTIGNVVMGTVQSRGTPMEEIRIMGDHARLEIDNIINVRLYRDPPFKADDPAATLDPACDTLSWTPNFTAAANEDHKGYAALLADTARALRGEPANAPGIEAGVLAMERLERMIAQIS, via the coding sequence ATGATCAATATCGGCTGGATCGGCTGCGGCCGCCACGCACGGCAGATGCTGCTGCCGCAGTTGGGCCGCAACGGCTTTCGCATCGCCGCCCTGTGCGACCGCGATGCGGCCGCCCTCGGCGAGGCGGCGGCGAACTACGGCGTCGCCGCGCTGCACAGCGACTACCGCGACCTGATCGCAGAGCCCGGGCTGGACGCCATCGGCATGGCCGTCGGGCCGGAGCTGCACCGGCTCGCCTCCATCGCGGCGCTGGAGAAAGGCCTGCCGGTCTTCATGGAAAAACCGCCGGCAGCCGATGCGGCCGGGGCGCGCGAGGTGGCGGCGGCCTCGCAACGGGCCGGCAAGCCGGTCATCGTCGGCTTCATGAAGCGCTATTCGACCGGCAACAGGATCGCCCGCAACGTGCTGGACGGGGGCAGCTTCGGCACGGTGCTCGGCATCACCGGCAGCTACATGACCGCACCGACCTATTTCGCCGGCGAGCCGGACTATACGGGCTTCTTCCTGCATCACTGCGTCCACTACATGGACCTCATCCCCTGGTTCGCCGGCGAGGATTTCGGCGACATGCTGGTGCGATCAGTCAGCCCGGCTCCGGGCAAGCTGCTGCTGCATGTCAACTTCACCACCAGGGGCGGCACGATCGGCAATGTGGTGATGGGCACAGTGCAGTCGCGCGGCACGCCCATGGAAGAAATTCGCATCATGGGCGACCATGCGCGGCTGGAGATCGACAACATCATCAATGTGCGGCTCTACCGCGACCCGCCGTTCAAGGCGGACGACCCGGCCGCAACCCTCGATCCGGCCTGCGACACGCTTTCCTGGACGCCCAACTTCACCGCCGCCGCCAACGAGGACCACAAGGGCTATGCTGCCCTTCTGGCCGACACGGCACGGGCGCTGCGCGGCGAGCCGGCGAACGCGCCGGGCATCGAGGCCGGGGTCCTCGCCATGGAGCGGCTGGAACGGATGATCGCGCAGATTTCCTGA
- a CDS encoding hydantoinase B/oxoprolinase family protein: protein MSKIDPIAVGIYWDRLISITDEIVNTLVRTSFSTNVRESYDLSCLLFDGRGRMLAQGSYSVPSFTGTAPATLQHMLKRFPPETLSPGDVVITNDPWLGTGHMFDINVMQPVFREGRIVGYCMSISHLPDIGGRGFSAVAREVYEEGLRLPVLKLMEKGQVSELILELFRCNVRAPEETIGDLMANASATSVGGRMLLEFMDEYGIDDISDIADVIISQSETAIREELRKIPDGCYENAILVEGVEETVRLACAVHIADGRARIDFSGSCDAVPSAINVPVCYTHAMACYAIKCLTTPGIPNNLGSVTPVEVTAREGSILNPLHPSPTGGRHVIGHYVAPLIFGALASVMPDRVQADSGMLNLINVQGRNREGREVSSIFFACGGFGALKGIDGAPTTPSPSNMTSIPIEVWERLTSMTFVAKRLLADSGGPGEFRGGLGQEIVLRNGSPHPLTVSCLSGRTEFPPLGMLGGAPGKLREISINGTVVHPKGRYVLAQGDTLTIHEAGGGGFGDPKQRKRDAVLADVRNGFVSPQAAREIYGVAPVA, encoded by the coding sequence ATGAGCAAGATCGACCCCATCGCCGTCGGTATCTACTGGGACAGGCTGATCTCCATCACCGACGAGATCGTCAACACCCTCGTGCGGACGTCCTTTTCCACCAATGTGCGTGAAAGCTACGACCTGTCCTGCCTGCTGTTCGACGGCCGCGGCCGGATGCTGGCGCAGGGCAGCTACAGCGTGCCGTCCTTTACCGGGACGGCGCCGGCGACCCTGCAGCACATGCTGAAGCGGTTTCCGCCGGAGACCTTGTCGCCCGGCGACGTCGTCATCACCAACGACCCCTGGCTCGGCACCGGGCACATGTTCGACATCAACGTCATGCAGCCGGTCTTCCGCGAGGGGCGGATCGTCGGCTACTGCATGAGCATCAGCCACCTGCCGGATATCGGCGGGCGCGGGTTCTCGGCGGTCGCCCGCGAGGTCTACGAGGAAGGCCTGCGCCTGCCGGTGCTGAAGCTGATGGAGAAGGGGCAGGTCTCGGAGCTGATCCTCGAGCTGTTCCGCTGCAATGTGCGGGCACCGGAAGAGACCATCGGCGATCTGATGGCCAATGCCTCGGCCACCTCGGTCGGTGGGCGCATGCTGCTGGAATTCATGGACGAATACGGCATCGACGACATCTCGGACATTGCCGACGTGATCATCTCGCAGTCCGAGACCGCGATCCGGGAGGAGCTGCGCAAGATCCCGGACGGATGCTACGAGAATGCGATCCTGGTCGAGGGCGTGGAGGAGACCGTCCGGCTCGCCTGCGCGGTGCACATCGCCGACGGGCGCGCGCGGATCGACTTTTCGGGCTCCTGCGATGCGGTGCCTTCGGCGATCAACGTGCCGGTCTGCTACACCCACGCCATGGCCTGCTACGCCATCAAATGCCTGACCACGCCCGGCATTCCCAACAATCTCGGCTCGGTGACGCCGGTCGAGGTGACGGCGCGCGAGGGCTCGATCCTCAATCCGCTCCATCCCAGCCCGACCGGCGGTCGCCATGTCATCGGCCACTATGTCGCCCCGCTGATCTTCGGTGCGCTGGCCAGCGTCATGCCGGACCGGGTCCAGGCGGATAGCGGCATGCTCAACCTGATCAACGTGCAGGGGCGCAACCGCGAGGGCAGGGAGGTGTCCAGCATCTTCTTCGCCTGTGGCGGCTTCGGCGCGCTGAAGGGCATCGACGGCGCGCCGACGACGCCGTCGCCCTCCAACATGACCTCGATTCCCATCGAGGTCTGGGAGCGGCTGACCAGCATGACCTTCGTTGCAAAGCGGCTGTTGGCGGACAGCGGCGGGCCGGGCGAGTTCCGTGGCGGCCTCGGCCAGGAGATCGTGCTGCGCAACGGTTCGCCCCATCCGCTCACCGTCTCCTGTCTGTCCGGGCGGACCGAGTTTCCTCCGCTCGGCATGCTGGGCGGGGCGCCGGGCAAGCTGCGAGAGATCTCGATCAACGGGACGGTGGTGCACCCCAAGGGGCGCTACGTGCTGGCGCAGGGCGATACGCTGACCATCCACGAGGCGGGCGGCGGCGGCTTCGGCGATCCGAAGCAGCGCAAGCGGGACGCCGTTCTGGCGGATGTCCGCAACGGCTTCGTCTCGCCGCAGGCCGCCCGCGAGATCTACGGAGTGGCACCCGTCGCGTGA
- a CDS encoding hydantoinase/oxoprolinase family protein: MTYRIGVDIGGTFTDLALFDDAAGTAITHKLLTSPDEPSRSVLAGVVAIAESAGIAMSEVSAIAHGTTLVTNAVIERRGVPTALVTTEGFSDVLDIALERRYDLFDMRIAFPQPMVARNQRLEVRERVRDDGSVVTAPDRAEVEAGLARLVEEQGIQAVAVCFLNSYANPAHERLVAGWIRERFPDLYVSLSSTVFPYPREYERWTTTCMNAYVQPIVDGYLARLEAGLGELGFTGKFLVMSSSGGTLASSIAREFPIRLLESGPAAGALMSAHVGKVLDERNVLAFDMGGTTAKGCIIRGGTPIKRYEMEVARVHEFKGGSGLPAKIPVIDMIEIGSGGGSLAGTDERGTLAMGPRSAGAVPGPACYGRGGERATLSDANLLLGYLGAGSFLGGKMALDEAAARKAIAGHVAEKLNVDLVAAAWGMHEVINEDVARAFRVHASERGIDYRRSSMVVFGGSGPLHGVRVARKLKIPKVICPAGAGVMSAFGLLSSPPAFEVVRSRQIGIDRLDPSDLAGICAELEAEAAEVLATGGVAPEAIRFRRRLDMRYSGQGYEVEVALPDDSDPQSLHAALPQLFDEAYAAIFGMTLPGRPIEILNWKIEAYGPLAALHQTYRVLQEPESATALKGSRKAYFPEAGGFVDCPVYDRYALASGDQVTGPALIEERESTCVLGLGDHLTVDPFMNLVIEIR, translated from the coding sequence ATGACTTACCGTATCGGAGTAGATATCGGCGGCACCTTCACCGACCTGGCACTCTTCGACGATGCAGCCGGCACCGCCATCACCCACAAGCTGCTGACCTCGCCGGACGAACCATCCCGCTCGGTCCTGGCAGGTGTCGTTGCCATTGCCGAGAGCGCGGGGATCGCCATGAGCGAGGTCTCCGCCATCGCCCACGGAACGACGCTCGTCACCAATGCGGTGATCGAGCGGCGGGGCGTGCCGACGGCGCTGGTCACCACCGAAGGCTTTTCGGACGTGCTCGATATCGCGCTGGAGCGCCGCTACGACCTGTTCGACATGCGCATCGCCTTCCCGCAGCCCATGGTGGCGCGAAACCAGCGCCTGGAGGTGCGCGAGCGCGTCCGCGACGACGGCAGCGTCGTCACCGCTCCGGATCGTGCGGAAGTGGAGGCCGGGCTTGCCCGCCTGGTGGAAGAGCAGGGCATCCAGGCGGTGGCCGTGTGTTTTCTGAACTCCTACGCCAATCCCGCGCATGAGCGCCTCGTCGCCGGCTGGATCCGGGAGCGTTTCCCCGATCTCTATGTCAGCCTGTCCTCGACCGTCTTTCCCTATCCGCGCGAATACGAGCGCTGGACGACGACCTGCATGAACGCCTACGTCCAGCCGATCGTCGACGGGTATCTGGCCCGGCTCGAGGCCGGGCTCGGGGAGCTCGGCTTTACCGGCAAGTTCCTGGTGATGAGTTCCAGCGGCGGCACGCTGGCGAGTTCCATCGCCCGGGAGTTCCCGATCCGCCTGCTGGAGTCGGGCCCGGCCGCCGGGGCCCTGATGTCGGCCCATGTCGGCAAGGTGCTCGACGAGCGCAACGTGCTTGCTTTCGACATGGGAGGCACGACCGCCAAGGGCTGCATCATCCGCGGCGGCACGCCGATCAAGCGCTACGAGATGGAAGTGGCGCGGGTCCACGAGTTCAAGGGCGGCAGCGGGTTGCCGGCCAAGATCCCGGTCATCGACATGATCGAGATCGGCTCCGGCGGCGGCAGCCTTGCCGGAACCGACGAGCGCGGCACGCTGGCGATGGGGCCGCGCAGTGCCGGCGCGGTTCCGGGGCCGGCCTGCTACGGCCGGGGCGGGGAGCGGGCGACCCTGTCGGACGCCAATCTCCTGCTCGGCTATCTCGGGGCGGGCTCGTTCCTCGGCGGCAAGATGGCGCTGGACGAAGCTGCAGCACGCAAGGCAATTGCCGGTCATGTCGCCGAAAAGCTGAATGTCGACCTGGTGGCGGCCGCCTGGGGCATGCATGAGGTCATCAACGAGGATGTCGCGCGGGCCTTCCGCGTCCATGCGTCCGAACGGGGTATCGACTATCGCCGCTCCAGCATGGTGGTTTTCGGCGGATCGGGCCCGCTGCACGGCGTGCGTGTCGCCCGCAAGCTGAAGATCCCCAAGGTCATCTGCCCGGCCGGCGCCGGCGTCATGTCCGCCTTCGGCCTCTTGAGCAGTCCGCCGGCCTTCGAGGTGGTGCGGTCGCGCCAGATCGGCATCGACCGGCTCGACCCGTCCGATCTCGCCGGCATCTGCGCCGAGCTGGAGGCCGAGGCCGCCGAAGTCCTGGCAACCGGCGGTGTCGCGCCGGAGGCGATCCGTTTCCGCCGCCGTCTCGACATGCGCTACAGCGGCCAGGGCTACGAGGTGGAGGTGGCGCTGCCGGACGACAGCGATCCGCAGAGCCTCCACGCCGCCCTGCCGCAGCTCTTCGATGAGGCCTATGCGGCGATCTTCGGCATGACCCTGCCGGGGCGGCCGATCGAGATCCTCAACTGGAAGATCGAGGCCTATGGCCCGCTGGCGGCCCTGCACCAGACCTACCGGGTGCTGCAGGAGCCGGAGAGCGCGACGGCGCTGAAAGGCAGCCGCAAGGCCTATTTCCCGGAAGCGGGCGGCTTCGTCGACTGCCCGGTCTACGACCGCTACGCGCTGGCGAGCGGTGATCAGGTCACGGGCCCTGCGCTCATCGAGGAGCGGGAATCGACCTGCGTCCTGGGTCTCGGCGACCATCTGACCGTCGACCCTTTCATGAACCTCGTAATCGAAATCAGGTAA